In one window of Coleofasciculaceae cyanobacterium DNA:
- a CDS encoding amino acid adenylation domain-containing protein, which yields MEVNEEVKMENLSSAGFEISPQQKSLWTLQQAGESKNYRVTGTILIEGNLDEIILEKAIKKVIQNNEILRTGLKAIADLTIPVQIICRGDNFFLNYYDLSNFNTLEQQDKIEAIIFQLNQTSFDLEQGVVFYATLIKLNQDKNILAIAISALGADAVSFYNLVREINETYQNCLAAKSINNEPLQYADLAAWQNELLAAPEAEAGRQYWYQKNLANSTINKLPSEKKVNSKLQFSPKFISLNLEPNLATKIEAVAQNYYLSVATLLMACWHILLWRLTDNKQMAVKTCFDNRNYEELKPVVGLLAKYIPVNIELAEDLKFSQILAQLDREIDEINQWQEYFLYNNLFLPFAFEFNSQGNTYQTNNLTWTIQNVSACIDRFKVKLAGWRYHNSLTIQLHYDVNLFDKQDIERLGSEFQTLLQSTVDNPETAIDKLNILSPQQRQQLLIEFNQTATPLSPYQCLHHWFEAQVKNTPDRIAVIYENEQLTYQELNTKADRIAHYLISLGVKPETIIALCVERSLNIVIGILGILKAGAAYLPLEPNLPIEALTFRLQDAQVPILLTQQHLKEQLKPCVIRDKIQIVYLDSDIQYLAENRTNKVQIKLPSYQNLAYVIYTSGSTGKPKGVAVEHRQIVNYLSGILAKLKLPEAASFATVSTFSADLGNTSIFGALCTGGCLHIVSESKATDPIALADYFSQHQIDCLKIVPSHLSALLTSADAAKLLPRQRLILGGEALTWRLVDRVDKLAPDCQIFNHYGPTETTVGVLINRVDSVGANSRLPLLGCPLGNTQIYILDKHQQPVPIGVAGEIYIGGANVARGYLNQPELTAQKFISNPFQNSVLQNPRLYKTGDKARYLPDRNLEFLGRIDNQIKLHGYRIELGEIETVLRQHPQVRDAVITVRENSSNKYLVAYFVAESAIVAELSNFLTQKLPEYMLPSHFMQLKAFPLTANGKIDRDSLPLPETIDLESAAFVAPRTSVETALTQIWAKLLETEKVSIHDNFFELGGDSIISIQAIALANQIGLRLTPKQIFEHQTIAKLAAVVEINHTFTSEQGLVIGAMPLTPIQHSFFAQNLPEPHHWNQSVLLELQREIDPRQLEEGINHLLQHHDILRSHFHQDTEKWQSQISESIPEISFTQVDFSHLSEAKQNIALKTTCIKLQASLNLSAGKLIQITLFNLGKNKPNRLLIVIHHLVIDGVSWRILLADLSTALAQLDRGQTIQLPPKTTSFKQWAERLQEYGQTEQLKTELNYWCCISRKQIKPLPVDDAEGINTEAVARTVSVCLGATETKALLQEVPAAYHTQINDVLLAALVKAFAEWTGESQLLVSLEGHGREDIFPDLNLSRTVGWFTSVFPVLLHLEPANSANDLLETIKEQLHQIPNHGIGYGILRYLSRDQTVSQALAAMPQAEVCFNYLGQFDRFVADCDWFKLASESDGATRSPLGKRRYLFNINGYVINGKLKLDWIYSSQIHRDKTVLNLAESFIHRLRDLINLRSLAVESYTPSDFPQANLNQQQLDQFLATLG from the coding sequence ATGGAAGTAAATGAAGAAGTGAAAATGGAAAATTTAAGTAGCGCAGGGTTTGAAATTTCTCCTCAACAAAAAAGTTTATGGACGTTACAGCAAGCAGGAGAAAGTAAAAATTATCGAGTTACGGGAACAATTTTGATTGAAGGTAATTTAGATGAAATAATTTTAGAAAAAGCTATTAAAAAAGTTATTCAAAATAATGAAATCTTACGGACTGGTTTGAAAGCGATCGCGGATTTAACTATTCCCGTGCAAATTATTTGTCGTGGAGATAATTTTTTCTTAAATTATTATGACCTTAGCAATTTCAATACACTAGAACAACAAGATAAAATTGAAGCAATAATTTTTCAACTCAATCAAACCTCATTCGATTTAGAGCAAGGTGTTGTTTTCTATGCCACTTTAATTAAATTAAATCAAGACAAAAATATTTTAGCGATCGCAATTTCTGCTCTTGGTGCAGATGCAGTGTCTTTTTATAATCTCGTCCGAGAAATTAATGAGACGTATCAAAATTGTTTAGCAGCAAAATCAATAAATAATGAACCTTTACAATATGCCGATTTAGCTGCTTGGCAAAATGAATTATTAGCTGCACCAGAAGCTGAAGCAGGTAGACAATATTGGTATCAAAAAAATTTAGCTAATTCTACTATTAATAAACTTCCCAGTGAAAAAAAAGTTAATTCTAAACTGCAATTTAGCCCCAAATTTATTAGCCTTAATCTCGAGCCAAATTTAGCAACCAAAATCGAAGCAGTAGCGCAAAATTATTATCTTTCTGTGGCTACTTTATTAATGGCTTGTTGGCATATATTGTTATGGCGTTTAACCGACAATAAACAGATGGCAGTTAAAACTTGTTTTGATAATAGAAATTATGAAGAATTAAAACCAGTAGTAGGATTATTAGCCAAATATATTCCTGTCAATATTGAACTAGCAGAAGATTTAAAATTCTCTCAAATTTTAGCTCAACTAGATCGAGAGATTGATGAAATCAACCAATGGCAAGAGTATTTTCTATATAATAACTTGTTCCTACCTTTTGCCTTTGAATTCAACTCTCAGGGTAATACATATCAGACTAATAATTTAACCTGGACGATTCAAAACGTATCAGCCTGTATCGATCGCTTTAAAGTGAAACTTGCTGGTTGGCGTTACCATAATTCTCTCACGATCCAATTACATTACGATGTCAACTTGTTTGATAAACAAGACATAGAGCGCTTGGGTTCAGAATTTCAAACATTATTACAAAGTACCGTAGATAATCCCGAAACTGCGATCGATAAATTAAATATTCTTAGTCCTCAACAACGGCAACAACTATTAATTGAATTTAATCAAACCGCTACTCCTCTATCTCCTTATCAATGCTTACATCATTGGTTTGAAGCACAAGTAAAAAATACCCCTGATCGCATTGCCGTTATTTATGAAAATGAGCAATTAACCTATCAAGAATTAAACACCAAAGCTGACAGAATTGCTCACTATTTAATATCGTTAGGAGTTAAACCAGAAACTATTATTGCCCTTTGTGTCGAACGTTCTCTAAACATAGTAATTGGAATTCTTGGCATTCTTAAAGCAGGTGCTGCTTATTTACCTCTAGAACCCAATTTACCCATCGAAGCATTAACTTTTAGGTTGCAAGATGCCCAAGTGCCAATATTATTAACGCAACAACATCTCAAAGAACAACTTAAACCCTGTGTAATTAGAGATAAGATCCAGATCGTATATTTAGACTCAGATATTCAATATTTAGCTGAAAATAGGACAAATAAAGTACAAATTAAGCTCCCTAGCTACCAAAACTTAGCCTACGTTATTTATACTTCTGGTTCGACAGGAAAACCCAAAGGAGTCGCCGTCGAACACCGACAAATAGTTAATTATCTTAGTGGTATTTTAGCCAAATTAAAATTACCAGAAGCTGCTAGTTTTGCCACAGTTTCCACCTTCTCAGCCGACTTGGGTAACACCTCTATCTTTGGTGCTTTGTGTACTGGTGGCTGTTTGCACATTGTTAGCGAGTCAAAGGCAACCGATCCCATCGCCCTAGCTGACTATTTTAGTCAGCATCAGATTGACTGTCTCAAAATTGTTCCCTCTCACCTATCTGCTTTACTTACATCTGCCGATGCAGCCAAACTTTTACCTCGCCAACGCTTAATCTTGGGTGGAGAAGCTCTAACCTGGAGATTAGTCGATCGGGTAGATAAGCTAGCACCAGATTGTCAAATCTTTAATCATTATGGCCCGACGGAAACTACTGTCGGGGTACTAATAAATCGCGTTGATTCTGTAGGGGCAAACAGTCGTTTGCCCCTACTGGGTTGTCCTTTAGGCAACACCCAAATTTATATATTAGATAAACATCAGCAACCAGTGCCTATCGGTGTGGCAGGAGAGATTTATATTGGTGGCGCTAATGTCGCGAGAGGATATCTTAACCAACCTGAATTAACTGCCCAAAAATTTATTTCTAATCCTTTCCAAAACTCTGTTCTACAAAATCCAAGATTATATAAAACAGGAGATAAGGCACGCTATCTCCCAGATAGAAATCTAGAATTTCTAGGACGTATCGACAATCAAATTAAGCTACATGGCTATCGTATCGAACTAGGAGAGATAGAGACAGTATTGCGTCAACATCCACAAGTACGGGATGCAGTAATAACAGTTAGAGAAAATTCAAGCAATAAGTATCTTGTCGCCTATTTTGTCGCTGAATCAGCAATAGTTGCCGAATTAAGTAATTTCTTAACTCAAAAACTACCCGAATATATGCTGCCTTCCCATTTCATGCAACTGAAGGCTTTCCCATTAACAGCCAACGGCAAAATCGATCGCGACAGTTTACCTTTACCAGAAACAATTGATTTAGAATCAGCCGCATTTGTTGCGCCTCGTACTTCAGTCGAAACCGCACTAACCCAAATATGGGCAAAACTTTTAGAAACAGAAAAAGTTAGTATTCATGACAATTTTTTTGAACTAGGTGGAGATTCAATAATTAGTATTCAAGCGATCGCTCTTGCTAATCAAATCGGTTTACGCTTAACTCCCAAACAGATTTTTGAACATCAAACTATTGCTAAATTAGCTGCGGTTGTTGAAATTAATCACACTTTTACTTCAGAACAAGGTTTAGTTATAGGTGCGATGCCTTTAACTCCTATTCAACACAGCTTTTTTGCGCAAAATTTACCCGAACCTCATCACTGGAATCAATCCGTTTTACTGGAATTACAACGAGAAATTGACCCCAGACAGTTAGAAGAGGGAATAAACCATTTACTACAGCATCATGATATATTGCGATCGCATTTTCACCAAGACACTGAAAAATGGCAATCTCAAATTAGTGAATCTATCCCAGAAATATCATTTACCCAAGTAGACTTTTCTCATCTTTCAGAAGCTAAACAAAATATTGCGCTCAAAACAACTTGTATAAAACTACAGGCTAGCTTGAATTTGTCAGCCGGAAAATTAATCCAGATAACTCTATTCAATTTGGGTAAAAACAAACCCAACCGTTTACTAATTGTGATTCATCATTTAGTTATTGATGGTGTTTCTTGGCGCATTTTGCTAGCAGATTTGTCAACCGCTCTAGCACAATTAGATCGAGGTCAAACAATACAGTTACCACCCAAGACAACTTCTTTTAAACAATGGGCTGAACGTTTACAAGAATATGGACAAACCGAACAACTGAAAACTGAATTAAATTACTGGTGTTGCATCTCAAGAAAACAGATTAAGCCTCTACCAGTAGATGATGCAGAGGGTATTAATACCGAAGCTGTCGCCCGCACTGTATCTGTATGTCTGGGCGCAACAGAAACCAAAGCTCTATTACAAGAAGTACCCGCAGCTTATCATACTCAAATTAATGATGTCTTGTTAGCTGCTTTAGTAAAAGCCTTTGCTGAATGGACGGGAGAATCTCAGCTATTAGTCAGTTTAGAAGGACACGGACGAGAAGATATTTTTCCCGATCTAAATTTATCGCGTACTGTAGGCTGGTTTACTAGCGTCTTTCCAGTGCTTTTGCACTTAGAACCAGCTAATTCAGCTAACGATCTGCTCGAAACAATTAAAGAGCAATTACATCAGATACCTAATCACGGAATTGGTTACGGCATACTTCGCTATCTCAGCCGAGATCAAACAGTATCTCAGGCTTTAGCCGCTATGCCTCAAGCAGAAGTTTGTTTTAACTATTTAGGGCAATTTGATCGCTTTGTAGCCGATTGTGATTGGTTTAAATTAGCTTCAGAATCAGATGGCGCAACTCGTAGTCCCTTGGGCAAACGTCGCTATTTATTCAATATCAATGGTTATGTTATCAACGGTAAATTAAAACTAGATTGGATTTATAGTTCTCAAATACATCGAGACAAGACGGTTTTAAATCTAGCCGAATCATTTATTCACAGGCTACGAGATTTGATTAATTTGCGATCGCTTGCAGTAGAAAGCTACACTCCTTCAGACTTTCCTCAAGCCAACTTGAATCAACAACAACTAGACCAGTTTTTGGCAACCCTAGGCTGA
- a CDS encoding TauD/TfdA family dioxygenase — protein sequence MIDLKNIRRKSVNFTPENLIKTEFIEQNKQLILVIKPTISELDLINWVVNNRSWIENKLLKYGCLLFRYFQLDYQTEFEQFIQAISGELVDYSYRSTPRTLVNGKIYTSTEYPAEQFIPLHNEMSYARNWPMKIWFYCVEPAGKGGETPIADSRRVFNKIPAQIKARFIDQKVMYVRNYGKGLDLDWQNVFQTNNKSAVESYCRQAEIEFEWIGENHLRTRQVCQAVATHPTTKEIVWFNQAHLFHVASLPFKIRKSLLSMMSEQDLPRNAFYGDETPIEDSIIEEINDIYRQEAITFPWQAGDILMLDNMLFAHGRNPFLGSRKVLVGMAGH from the coding sequence ATGATTGATTTAAAAAATATTAGACGAAAATCAGTTAATTTTACTCCGGAAAATTTAATCAAAACTGAGTTCATCGAACAAAACAAGCAATTAATTCTAGTAATTAAACCCACAATAAGCGAACTAGATTTAATTAATTGGGTTGTTAATAATCGTAGTTGGATTGAAAATAAATTATTAAAATATGGTTGTTTATTATTTCGCTACTTTCAATTAGACTATCAAACAGAATTTGAGCAATTTATTCAAGCTATTTCGGGAGAATTAGTTGATTATTCCTATCGTTCGACACCCCGTACCTTAGTCAACGGAAAAATCTATACTTCAACTGAATATCCCGCCGAACAATTTATTCCTCTACACAATGAAATGTCTTATGCCCGTAACTGGCCAATGAAAATTTGGTTTTATTGTGTTGAACCAGCAGGAAAAGGTGGAGAAACACCGATTGCAGATAGTCGAAGAGTATTTAACAAAATTCCTGCTCAAATTAAAGCAAGATTTATCGATCAAAAAGTTATGTATGTCCGTAACTACGGCAAAGGATTAGATTTAGACTGGCAAAATGTTTTTCAAACTAATAATAAATCGGCAGTAGAAAGTTATTGTCGCCAGGCTGAAATTGAATTTGAATGGATCGGTGAAAATCATTTAAGAACCCGCCAAGTTTGCCAAGCTGTTGCTACTCACCCCACAACTAAAGAGATAGTTTGGTTTAATCAAGCTCATTTGTTTCATGTTGCTAGTTTACCTTTCAAGATTCGCAAATCTTTACTGTCAATGATGTCAGAACAAGATTTACCTCGCAATGCTTTTTATGGAGATGAAACACCTATTGAAGATTCAATTATCGAAGAAATTAACGATATTTATCGACAAGAAGCGATTACTTTTCCTTGGCAAGCAGGGGATATTTTAATGCTAGATAATATGTTATTTGCTCATGGAAGAAATCCTTTTCTTGGTTCGAGAAAAGTTTTAGTTGGTATGGCGGGACATTGA